The Apodemus sylvaticus chromosome 5, mApoSyl1.1, whole genome shotgun sequence genome has a segment encoding these proteins:
- the Dusp15 gene encoding dual specificity protein phosphatase 15, producing the protein MDILLQLSEPGSRLQAPGLGQSGSCEPSAFQAPSLGCAPPPCLRIMGNGMTKVLPGLYLGNFIDAKDPDQLGRNKITHIISIHESPQPLLQDITYLRISVSDTPEVPIKKHFKECVHFIHSCRLNGGNCLVHCFAGISRSTTIVIAYVMTVTGLGWQEVLEAIKASRPIANPNPGFRQQLEEFGWANSQKLRRQLEERFGEIPFRDEEDLRALLPLCRRCRQGSATSAASATAASSAASEGTLQRLVPRSPRDSHRPLPLLARVKQTFFCLPRCLSRKDGK; encoded by the exons ATGGACATCTTGTTGCAGTTGTCTGAGCCAGGATCCAG GTTACAGGCTCCGGGCCTGGGCCAGTCGGGCAGCTGTGAACCTAGCGCTTTCCAGGCGCCGAGCTTGGGGTGCGCCCCGCCACCCTGCCTCAGGATCATGGGGAATGGCATGACCAAG GTACTTCCTGGACTCTACCTTGGAAACTTCATTG ATGCCAAAGACCCGGATCAGCTGGGCCGGAATAAGATCACACATATCATCTCTATCCACGAATCACCCCAGCCTCTATTGCAG GATATCACCTACCTTCGAATCTCAGTGTCTGATACTCCTGAGGTACCCAT CAAAAAGCACTTCAAAGAATGCGTCCACTTTATCCACTCTTGCCGCCTCAACGGGGGTAACTGCCTCGTGCACTG CTTTGCAGGTATTTCTCGAAGTACCACCATAGTGATTGCCTACGTGATGACGGTGACCGGACTTGGCTGGCAGGAAGTGCTTGAAGCCATCAAGGCGTCCCGGCCGATCGCCAACCCAAACCCGGGCTTTAGGCAGCAGCTCGAGGAGTTTGGCTGGGCAAACTCCCAGAAG CTTCGCCGGCAGCTGGAGGAGCGCTTCGGGGAGATCCCGTTCCGCGACGAGGAGGACTTGCGTGCGCTGCTGCCTCTCTGCAGGCGCTGTCGCCAGGGCTCGGCGACGTCGGCAGCGTCGGCCACCGCAGCGTCCTCGGCGGCTTCCGAGGGGACCCTGCAGCGCCTGGTGCCGCGATCGCCGCGGGACTCACACCGGCCGCTGCCGCTGCTGGCGCGCGTCAAGCAGACTTTCTTCTGCCTCCCGCGGTGCCTGTCGCGCAAGGACGGCAAGTGA